The Mercurialis annua linkage group LG2, ddMerAnnu1.2, whole genome shotgun sequence genome contains a region encoding:
- the LOC126666932 gene encoding septum-promoting GTP-binding protein 1, which produces MAKITKVYEKMTHICRKINVHHVNVKWSILERVSAFRQFFQFLLDKILSCSIGKPIRYRRLTLRSSSLLPEVTESGGVAPPEEAVARFNGNSTDSDLVPLKISLFGDCQIGKTSFVVKYVGDEQEQKCLEMRGLNLMDKTLFVQGARITFSIWDVGGDSRSLDQVPIACKDAVAILFMFDLTSRCTLNSVIEWYSQARKWNQTAIPILIGTKFDEFVLLPPNLQWAIITQARGYAKAMKATLFFSSAKHNINVNKIFKFIMAKFFNLPWTLDRNLRIGEPIIDF; this is translated from the exons ATGGCGAAGATTACAAAAGTTTATGAGAAGATGACACATATTTGCAGGAAGATTAACGTTCATCATGTCAATGTAAAGTGGAGTATACTTGAACGTGTGTCAGCTTTCAGACAGTTTTTTCAGTTTCTTTTGGATAAAATTCTTTCTTGTTCAATCGGTAAGCCTATTAGGTATCGCCGGCTTACTCTCCGGTCTTCTTCTTTGCTGCCGGAGGTTACTGAATCCGGTGGAGTGGCTCCACCGGAGGAGGCAGTTGCAAGGTTTAATGGTAATAGCACAGATTCTGATTTAGTCCCTTTGAAGATCAGTTTGTTTGGTGATTGCCAGATTGGTAAAACTAGCTTCGTG gTCAAGTATGTAGGGGATGAGCAAGAGCAGAAATGCTTGGAGATGAGAGGATTAAATTTAATGGATAAAACATTATTTGTTCAAGGTGCAAGGATTACATTTAGTATATGGGATGTAGGag GTGATAGTAGGTCACTTGATCAAGTTCCTATTGCCTGTAAAGATGCAGTAGCAATTTTATTCATGTTTGATCTTACTAGTCGGTGTACTCTTAACAG CGTAATTGAATGGTATAGTCAAGCAAGAAAATGGAATCAG ACGGCAATTCCTATATTAATAGGGACTAAATTTGATGAATTTGTGCTACTACCCCCAAATTTGCAATGGGCAATTATTACTCAG GCAAGGGGATATGCAAAGGCAATGAAAGCAACCCTATTCTTTTCAAGTGCAAAACATAACATAAATGTGAACAAGATCTTCAAATTCATTATGGCTAAGTTTTTCAATCTTCCTTGGACTTTAGACAGAAATTTAAGAATTGGAGAACCTATTattgacttttaa
- the LOC126666704 gene encoding uncharacterized protein LOC126666704: protein MSTSLEHLLDNFHVDMTVDMGEVTSGVPNPSTTAVPNPTPDSVNPDLDPASGDQVPAATSESPLLPSKESGPSLKGLPTAGQKRPAEDQAGASTKRPKKKKSSGVSFEEAPRFAAWADAQNPPRLSNVAILHACMENIMIKEDIESIDREHGDNLAEFACLGGFSVVQSIAVLERRRRDAVDQLKKLQRDSESWLSEKQKMEEEAGEATGLIQQLRSSVSTKTREISALEARVRTLSEEVESLQSSSGALAKERDDLKKEEGRLRRRLGDSGSFYSQVMTQYRLAIGAKLREQNPGVDLSGVNQLDPASLAKEVKAKLDKQKQDALNKA, encoded by the exons atgtcgacttctcttgaacatttgcttgataattttcatgtcgatatgactgtagatatgggcgaggtgacTAGCGGCGTTCCTAATCCCTCTACAACTGCTGTGCCGAATCCGACGCCTGATTCGGTGAATCCGGATCTTGATCCTGCTTCTGGAGAtcaagttcctgctgcgacttccgagtcgcctctgcttccttcgaaggagtcaggtccttctctgaaggggttgcctaccgccggccagaagcgtcctgctgaggaccaggctggGGCTTCTaccaagcgtcccaagaagaagaaatcttctggggtgtctttcgaggaggcacctcggtttgctgcttgggcggacgcgcaaaatccgcctcgtctctcaaacgtcgccattcttcatgcttgcatggagaatattatgataaaagaggacattgagtccattgatcgcgaacatggcgataatttggctgagttcgcctgtctcggcggtttttcg gtggtccagtccatcgctgttttggagcgccgccgaagggatgcggtggatcaattgaagaaactccagagagattccgaatcctggctctccgagaaacaaaagatggaggaggaggctggcgaggcgaccggtctgatccaacagctgaggtcctccgtatctaccaagactcgggagatttccgctttagaggctcgggttcgaactttgtccgaggaagtcgagtctctacaatcttcttcaggtgctctcgctaaggagagggatgatctgaagaaagaagaggggcgtctccgccggcgattgggtgactctgggagcttttattcccaagtcatgactcaataccggttggcgatcggggcaaagctgcgggagcagaatcctggcgtcgatctttctggagtcaatcagttggatcctgcttctttagcgaaggaggtgaaggcgaagcttgataagcagaagcaagacGCTTTGAATaaggcttag
- the LOC126668139 gene encoding F-box protein At3g62230-like: MEKKRREWKQEFSEYVGKENEKSNQLEKEGNQNNEKSSSGFADLANPKEKSSGFFGSGEPRGEIIRVRQTANPSSGFAGEPRGNGNRPATGGSVLLQQEASRTCILSKQWLHVWRETTNIEFNENFFHAPQEADEETLIMQRNVFIRFVRQFITNYPQKSIQRFALTCSNPQEFLPDVKAFVGFALSRNVTELELDFSNPNWREDDDHSHESSSMFELPVETYELIKGSVVSLKLFACRFDAYGVSNFSILKSVSLGWIGLSICSIKCVLVNCPLIESLSLKNCWGLQSFEIPSPSLKLKTFVIDKCNLIEDFFMIEGSKLEFLKYSGTIAPFYISSPRNLKEADLDFGLQTEFDADFGYVLYDFLQEIYAAKVLTLCSVFLQIIPQGEEPFGFQVSLDVRHLILKTAMHFNEYFGIRFMLNSCPLLEILTFDIGPAIIFHDYTPPFQFNPHDFWLKNLIVLKCVKKRLRVINVKGFKGTWNELYVLRYLIHFGDKLKRVNLYISNEEGDNGENRETYLARTQFLLKIRQPHQHLPVLSFL; the protein is encoded by the exons ATGGAAAAAAAACGAAGAGAATGGAAGCAAGAGTTTTCTGAATATGTAGGAAAGGAAAATGAGAAATCAAATCAGCTGGAAAAGGAAGGAAATCAGAATA ATGAGAAATCATCATCTGGGTTCGCCGATCTGGCGAACCCAAAGGAGAAATCATCAGGGTTCTTCGGATCTGGCGAACCCAGAGGAGAAATCATCAGAGTTCGCCAGACGGCGAACCCTTCATCTGGGTTCGCCGGGGAACCCAGAGGAAATGGGAACAGACCCGCCACCGGCGGGTCTGTTTTACTTCAACAG GAAGCATCAAGAACATGCATCTTGTCTAAGCAATGGCTTCATGTTTGGCGCGAAACCACCAACATTGAGTTCAATGAGAATTTCTTTCATGCACCTCAAGAAGCTGATGAAGAAACCCTAATCATGCAACGAAACGTTTTCATCCGTTTTGTTAGGCAGTTTATTACAAACTACCCACAAAAGAGTATTCAAAGATTTGCATTAACTTGCTCAAATCCTCAAGAATTTCTTCCGGACGTGAAAGCTTTTGTCGGTTTCGCCCTTTCGCGTAACGTGACCGAGTTAGAGTTAGATTTCTCAAACCCTAATTGGAGAGAAGATGATGACCATAGTCATGAGTCATCATCAATGTTTGAATTACCTGTTGAAACTTATGAACTGATTAAGGGTAGTGTTGTTTCGTTGAAGTTGTTTGCATGTCGTTTTGATGCATATGGGGTttctaattttagtattttgaaGAGTGTTTCTTTAGGTTGGATAGGTTTAAGTATTTGTTCAATTAAGTGTGTTTTGGTTAATTGTCCTTTGATTGAGAGTTTGAGTTTAAAAAATTGTTGGGGTTTACAGAGTTTTGAGATTCCTTCACCGAGCTTGAAGCTCAAGACTTTTGTGATTGATAAGTGTAATTTAATTGAAGATTTTTTTATGATTGAAGGGTCGAAATTAGAATTCTTGAAATATTCAGGGACTATAGCGCCATTTTACATATCGAGTCCAAGAAATTTGAAAGAGGCTGATCTTGATTTTGGATTACAGACTGAGTTTGATGCAGATTTTGGCTATGTTCTCTATGATTTCTTACAAGAAATTTATGCTGCTAAAGTTTTGACTCTATGCAGCGTTTTTCTTCAG ATAATTCCTCAAGGAGAAGAGCCATTTGGTTTCCAAGTCTCGCTAGATGTACGTCATTTGATACTGAAAACTGCAATGCACTTCAACGAATATTTTGGCATCAGATTCATGCTTAATAGTTGTCCATTGCTTGAGATCCTTACATTTGATATTGGCCCTGCAATTATTTTCCAT GATTATACACCTCCCTTTCAATTTAATCCTCATGATTTTTGGTTAAAGAATTTGATTGTTCTAAAGTGCGTCAAAAAAAGACTCCGAGTGATAAATGTAAAAGGATTTAAAGGAACATGGAATGAACTATATGTATTGAGATATTTAATTCATTTTGGTGACAAACTTAAAAGAGTTAACCTTTATATCTCCAATGAAGAAGGTGATAATGGTGAAAATAGAGAGACTTACTTGGCAAGAACTCAGTTTCTTTTGAAGATTAGACAGCCTCATCAACATCTACCAGTATTGTCTTTTCTATaa